The sequence TACTTTAGTTAAAAACTTATTTGACTCTGCAATTGCAAATCTTTAAATAACAAACAGATCTGACGATCCCAGGAAAGTTATTTTGGATCAATTTACATTTTCCTCAGTTTTAAATAAAAATTTATCTCATTTTGTTGCACTAAATCCTCATATAATTAATATGCATTAATATACTTATATATATCAAATAGGAATTAAAATGCAGGCAAATGTAAAGTGGGTTGAAGGTGATACATTTATAGGTAAATCTGACTCAGGTCATAACGTAGTATTTGATACTGGTTCTGACGGTGCGGCACCAAGCCCAATGGAAATGGTTTTAATGTCTGTAGGGTGTTGTTCTTCAGTAGATGTTGTCAGTATCTTAAAAAAATCACGTCAAGACGTAACAGCAGCACGTGTAGAGTTAAGTAGTGAAAGAGCAGAAACTGCACCACGCGTATTTAAAAAAATTAATCTACATTTTGTTGTAACAGGCAATGATGTTTCTGAAAAACACGTAGAGCGCGCAGTAAAACTATCAGCTGAAAAGTACTGTTCAGTTGCTTTAATGCTAGAAGCATCAGTAGAAATTACCCATAGCTTTGAAGTATTAGCTGTATAAAGCTTTTTTGCAGAGCTTTTTTCGTATAAGATTTTAACAATTAAGCTCTGCAAGCGCAGATATACTCAACAAGGAATGTTTTTTTAGTGCACAGACCATTTGAAAAACTCAAACTGCACGGCTTCAATAATTTAACCAAAAGTTTAAGCTTTAGCATTTATGATATTCGCTACGCTAAAACACAGCTACAACGTAAAGAATACTTAGATTATATTAGTCAGCGTTATAGTGCAGAGCGCTTAACTAATATTCTAGAAGAAGTGGTTGATATTATTGGTGCAAATATACTTAATGTTGCACGCCAAGATTATGATCCACAAGGTGCCAGTGTTACCTTACTTATTTCAGATGAATCACAATTAGAAAGTGAAGCGCAAAGCTCAGTACAAGAAGCAAGACCAGGTCCTTTACCTGATTCAGTTGTCGCGCATTTAGATAAAAGCCATATTTGTGTTCATACTTATCCAGAAACCCATCCAGTAGAAGGTATTTGTACTTTTAGAGTTGATATAGAAGTATCAACCTGTGGTGTGATTTCTCCACTAAAAGCCGTTAATTATTTAATTCACACGTTGGAATCTGACATCGTCACTTTAGATTACCGGGTAAGAGGATTTACCAGAGACGAATCAGGTAAAAAGCATTACATAGATCATGCTATCAACTCAATTCAAAACTTCATGACTCAAGATACCTTATCAGCCTATCAAATGCTTGATGTAAACATTTATCAAGAAAACCTTTTCCATACCAAAATGGTGCTCAAAGAATTTAATTTAAACCAATATTTATTTGGTATCACAAAGCGTGATTTATCAGAACAAGAACAAAAAGATATTACCCATAAATTAAAAAGTGAAATGAAAGAGATATTTTACGGCAGAAATTTTTCAGAGTAAGGTTTGTATCTTAGCCTCGTCATTTCCGAATGGTCCTATCGGAAATCTCAGCATCTGATATAAAGTCTTAAACAAGATCCCCGATAAAACACTTCGGGGATGACAGGTTTTAAGTTCATAGTTTTAGTTTCAGATTTAGAACTATAAAAGTTGAAGCGTCATTTCCGAATGGTCCTATCGAAAATCTCAGCATCTGATATAAAGTCTTAAACAAGATCCCCGATAAAATACTTCGGGGATGACAGGTTTTAAGTTAATAGTTTTAGTTTCAGATTTAGAACTATAAAAGTTGAAGCGTCATTTCCGAATGGTCCTATCGAAAATCTCAGCATCTGATATAAAGTCTTAAACAAGATCCCCGATAAAATACTTCGGGGATGACAGGTTTTAAGTTAATAGTTTTAGTTTCAGATTTAGAACTATAAAAGTTGAAGCGTCATTTCCGAATGGTCCTATCGAAAATCTCAGCATCTGATATAAAGTCTTAAACAAGATCCCCGATAAAACACTTCGGGGATGACAGGTTTTAAGTTCATAGTTTTAGTTTCAGATTTAGAACTATAAAAGTTGAAGCGTCATTTCCGAATGGTCCTATCGGAAATCTCAGCATCTGATATAAAGTCTTAAAAAAGATCCCCGATAAAACACTTCGGGGATGACAGGTTTTAAGTTAATAGTTTTAGTTTCAGATTTAGAACTATAAAAGTTGAAGCGTCATTTCCGAATGGTCCTATCGGAAATCTCATCATCTGATATAAAGTCTTAAACCAGATCCCCGATAAAATACTTCGGGGATGACGGGTTTTAAGTTCATAGTTTTAGTTTCAGATTTAGAACTATAAAAGTTGAAGCGTCATTTCCGAATGGTCCTATCGGAAATCTCAGCATCTGATATAAAGTCTTAAACAAGATCCCCGATAAAACACTTCGGGGATGACGGGTTTTAAGTTCATAGTTTTAGTTTCAGATTTAGAACTATAAAAGTTGAAGCGTCATTTCCGAATGGTCCTATCGAAAATCTCAGCATCTGATATAAAGTCTTAAACAAGATCCCCGATAAAACACTTCTGGGATGTCATAAGTTGTTGATTGTTTTAAATATGGAACCTAGAACCTAGATCCTAAACTGGCAATCCTGCAGGTGCTAAATTCATCGAAGCACGTTTTTTAACGATAATATCTTCTATTAACGGTCTCAGTATTAACTCCATTGCTAAACCCATTTTACCACCGGGCACCACCATAGTATTAATACGTGACATAAAGCTGCCTTCTATCATCTGTAAATAGTAAGGAAAGTTAACATCGGCAATATCTCTAAAACGAATTACAACAAAACTTTCATCTAGTGATGGAATATCTTTGGCGCTAAAAGGGTTTGAAGTATCAACGGTTGGCACACGCTGGAAGTTTATATGCGTACGTGAAAATTGCGGTGTAATATGGTTTATATAATCATCCATACTACGGACAATAGAGTCTCTTACGGCTTCATGCGAGTGGCCACGCTCACGAGTATCGCGAATAAGCTTTTGTATCCACTCTAAGTTGATTATTGGCACCATGCCAATTAATAAGTCGACATGTTTGGCAACATTGTGTTCGTCATCAACTACGCCACCATGTAAACCTTCATAAAACAGGACATCAGTTGTCGCCTCTAAATCTTGCCAAGGAGTAAAAGTGCCTGGTAATTGATTATATGGCACAGCAGCATCAAAGGTATGTAAATAGCGGCGGGTTTTGCCTTGGCCTGATTCGGCATAACTAGTAAATAAATTTTCCAGTGCCGAAAAATCATTAGCCTCAGTACCAAAGTAGCTAATATGTTTACCATCTTGTTGGGCTTCACGTACACGTTTATCCATTTCAGGGCGGGTATAACGATGAAAACTATCGCCTTCAATGGTAGCTGCATTAATGTTTAAGCTACGAAAAATATGCTGAATAGCGTTAGTAGTGGTTGTAGTACCTGCGCCTGATGAACCTGTAATCGCAATTATAGGGTGCTTAACTGACATTTTTTATTCTTCTTATTATATAAATTTGCTACGCATATTTATTATGGCCACTGCGTGGCGATGAAATAAGTTTAATTTTATAAGCTGAACTATTTCAACATATGCTCTTTCGTTTTATATAAAGTAAATGGCAGTACGCTATAGGTCAAGTTTATTAATCTAGATTGATATATCTAAATCGATAAAAAATGATGTTAGCTGAAATATAAATCTTATAATGAACATATGATCCTTCATATAAATGGGGGAAGTGTTAACGGTAAGCTATAGTTATAAATTCAAAATACTTTCCACGTAGTGGATTAATAAAAATGCGCAGCAGATTTATAAGGAAATGAATATGCAATTGACTGCTATGCCCAAAGAAAGTCGCCCAAGAGAAAAACTATTAGATAAAGGTGCTACGGCATTACTAGATAGTGAATTGCTGGCGATATTTTTACGAACCGGTACTCATGGCATGAATGCGATAGAGCTGGCGCAGCATTTATTAGATGAGTCGGGATCATTACAAAACCTATTTAATGCGCCTTTATCTGAGTTTGTTAAGTTTAAGGGGCTAGGTAATGCTAAATATGTGCAGCTACAAGCCGTGTTAGAATTAAATAAACGTTACTTAGCTGAGCAGTGCCAGCAACAAACCTTATTTGATTCACCAAAAGCAGTGCGTGACTTTTTATCGTTAAAATTAAAAGCACAGCAACAAGAAGTTTTTATGTTGCTTTATCTTGATAGCCAAAATCGCTTATTAACAGATGAAGCATTATTTTATGGCACAATTAATTCCGCAAGTGTTTATCCAAGAGAGGTGGTAAAGTCGGTTTTAAGACATAATGCAGCTTCTGTTATTTTGGCGCATAACCATCCATCAGGAATTGCAGAGCCAAGTGAAGCCGATCGACTTATTACCAATAAACTAAAAGATGCTTTGCAATTAATTGATGTTCAAATTTTAGACCACTTAGTGGTGGCGAGTAACAAAACCGTCTCTTTTGCCGAGCGAGGCTGGCTTTAAATAAAAATAATTAGGTGGTTTGGACCCAAAATAGCCAAAAAATCGTTTTTTATGCAAATTAGTTTAAATTAACTGCACTTTTTACTTTCACTTAGTCGAGAGGATCTCTATAATTAGCCGCTATCAAATTTACACATGAGCTGAAGTGGTCAGATAGTCCACTTTACAAGATCTTTGCCTGTAGTTGCTGTACTTATGGCTTGGGGAAATTAGCTCGAGCAAGATATTGGAGATATATATAATGTCTAAAGTCTGTCAAGTTACAGGTAAGCGTCCAGCGGTAGGTAATCACCGTTCGCACGCAAGAAATGCAACTAAGCGTCGCTTTTTACCAAACCTTCAAACTCACCGTTTTTGGGTTGAGAGCGAAAAACGCTTTGTTAAACTACGTACTACTGCTAAAGGTATGCGTATCATCGACAAAAATGGCATCGACGCGGTTCTTACAGATATCCGTGCTCGCGGCGAAAAAGTTTAAGGAGCTGAATAATGCGTGATAAAATCCGTTTAGTTTCATCTGCTGGTACTGGTTATTTCTACACTACCGACAAGAACAAGCGTAACATGCCTGAAAAAATGGAAATCAAAAAGTTCGATCCTAAGGTTCGTAAACATGTGATTTTCAAAGAAGCAAAAATCAAGTAATTTTGCTTTTTAAAGAAAAACCCGATTTATCGGGTTTTTTTATGTCTAAAATTCAACAATCCTGCTCTGACTTGCCATTTTTAGCGCTAATTAGTTACAATTCCTGTAATATAATTTAATAAAATTTAATTTTTATGATCCGATTAAGTAAAAAAGGCTGGAATAACGTATTAATATTTTCCATGCTAATAATGGTATTTTTGTTCAATGGCCTACATCATAAATTAATAGATGCAGAAGCTGATGACGTAATACAACCACTGTTAAAAGAGCAGAGCTATATTTTAACAATCGAATATCCTTTATTTAAAATTGAACGCATAGGCACAGGTTGGCGCAGTAATTCAACATTATCACAAATACAAATATCTGAGCTGTTAACTAATTGGCAGCAAGCAACAGGTTTACAGCTTGCTGATATTAATACCATCAAGTCAGAGTTTAAAAATAAATCATCAGAAAACATTGTCACTATTTGGTTTGCAGGCGAAGAGCTACCCCAAGTATTCGCATTTTTTAAATTGGGCGGTGATTATTTTATTCATATGCCAAAATCTGAAAATATGAACTGGTTGAAATTAGACAGTGAACAATACCTGTTATTATTCCCACAAGTTAAGGATTAAAAGAGCGCTATGCCTGAGTTACCAGAAGTTGAAGTAAGTCGTATGGGGATTTCACCTTATCTTGAAGGTGAGGTAATAAAGAAAATTCATGTTTATCAGTCAAGTTTACGTTGGGCAGTACCTGAGGAAGTTAAGCTTACTGAAGGCTTAGTCATAAATAAAGTGATCAGGCGTGCAAAATACCTATTGCTAGAAACTGTTATGGGCAGCTTAATTTTACATTTAGGCATGTCGGGCAAATTAAGAGTGATCGACAGTTCAGTGCCTAGGATCAAACATGATCATATAGACATAGAAATGGAAACTGGTAAAACACTACGCTTTAACGATACAAGACGTTTTGGTTGTTTTTTATTTCAGCCACCAGGACAAGTACATAAATTATTAACCAAACTAGGGCCAGAGCCGCTTACCTTGGCTTTTAATCACAATGATTTATATAAAAAGTCTCGAGATAAAAAAACAGTTATTAAACAATTTATTATGAAAAATGAAGTGGTAGTTGGCGT is a genomic window of Pseudoalteromonas sp. '520P1 No. 423' containing:
- a CDS encoding OsmC family protein, whose protein sequence is MQANVKWVEGDTFIGKSDSGHNVVFDTGSDGAAPSPMEMVLMSVGCCSSVDVVSILKKSRQDVTAARVELSSERAETAPRVFKKINLHFVVTGNDVSEKHVERAVKLSAEKYCSVALMLEASVEITHSFEVLAV
- the speD gene encoding adenosylmethionine decarboxylase is translated as MHRPFEKLKLHGFNNLTKSLSFSIYDIRYAKTQLQRKEYLDYISQRYSAERLTNILEEVVDIIGANILNVARQDYDPQGASVTLLISDESQLESEAQSSVQEARPGPLPDSVVAHLDKSHICVHTYPETHPVEGICTFRVDIEVSTCGVISPLKAVNYLIHTLESDIVTLDYRVRGFTRDESGKKHYIDHAINSIQNFMTQDTLSAYQMLDVNIYQENLFHTKMVLKEFNLNQYLFGITKRDLSEQEQKDITHKLKSEMKEIFYGRNFSE
- a CDS encoding phosphoribulokinase encodes the protein MSVKHPIIAITGSSGAGTTTTTNAIQHIFRSLNINAATIEGDSFHRYTRPEMDKRVREAQQDGKHISYFGTEANDFSALENLFTSYAESGQGKTRRYLHTFDAAVPYNQLPGTFTPWQDLEATTDVLFYEGLHGGVVDDEHNVAKHVDLLIGMVPIINLEWIQKLIRDTRERGHSHEAVRDSIVRSMDDYINHITPQFSRTHINFQRVPTVDTSNPFSAKDIPSLDESFVVIRFRDIADVNFPYYLQMIEGSFMSRINTMVVPGGKMGLAMELILRPLIEDIIVKKRASMNLAPAGLPV
- the radC gene encoding DNA repair protein RadC; protein product: MQLTAMPKESRPREKLLDKGATALLDSELLAIFLRTGTHGMNAIELAQHLLDESGSLQNLFNAPLSEFVKFKGLGNAKYVQLQAVLELNKRYLAEQCQQQTLFDSPKAVRDFLSLKLKAQQQEVFMLLYLDSQNRLLTDEALFYGTINSASVYPREVVKSVLRHNAASVILAHNHPSGIAEPSEADRLITNKLKDALQLIDVQILDHLVVASNKTVSFAERGWL
- the rpmB gene encoding 50S ribosomal protein L28 — its product is MSKVCQVTGKRPAVGNHRSHARNATKRRFLPNLQTHRFWVESEKRFVKLRTTAKGMRIIDKNGIDAVLTDIRARGEKV
- the rpmG gene encoding 50S ribosomal protein L33 encodes the protein MRDKIRLVSSAGTGYFYTTDKNKRNMPEKMEIKKFDPKVRKHVIFKEAKIK
- the mutM gene encoding bifunctional DNA-formamidopyrimidine glycosylase/DNA-(apurinic or apyrimidinic site) lyase, coding for MPELPEVEVSRMGISPYLEGEVIKKIHVYQSSLRWAVPEEVKLTEGLVINKVIRRAKYLLLETVMGSLILHLGMSGKLRVIDSSVPRIKHDHIDIEMETGKTLRFNDTRRFGCFLFQPPGQVHKLLTKLGPEPLTLAFNHNDLYKKSRDKKTVIKQFIMKNEVVVGVGNIYANEALFKAGIHPQTPAGEISKKRYENLVVLIKETLKQAILQGGTTLKDFAQTDGSPGYFAQELLVYGRAGLPCKKCTKPLTEIKIGQRSSVFCDECQK